Proteins encoded within one genomic window of Trichocoleus sp. FACHB-46:
- a CDS encoding aminotransferase class IV, translated as MLNSNSQFFWYAGELVCAASLTLPVDEPGLLYGATVFTTLRVYSQSLEAPLTNWAGHCQRLKRSLRSLDWQAPDWQRVRQGAEALVPYFPVLRITLFPDGREWITGRSLPPNLGDWQRQGIVAWLAESSRFQRSLPIHKTGNYLPTWLARQSAMQKGAQEAILVNQQGDWLETSTGNLWGWLDGEWWTPPLKVGILPGLMRSQLISWLMSQNRTIREEPWCLDLVMEFEAIAYCNSVVEIVPIHGILRRNSQLAYDPFHQGFQQLRGLF; from the coding sequence GTGCTTAACTCGAATTCGCAATTTTTCTGGTACGCTGGGGAGCTAGTTTGTGCAGCCTCACTGACGTTGCCTGTAGATGAACCAGGGTTGCTCTATGGTGCAACTGTGTTTACGACGTTGCGGGTTTACTCTCAGTCTTTAGAAGCACCGTTAACCAATTGGGCAGGGCACTGTCAGCGGCTAAAGCGAAGTTTACGATCGCTCGACTGGCAAGCTCCAGATTGGCAACGAGTGCGCCAAGGAGCCGAAGCTTTAGTACCTTATTTTCCCGTTCTCCGTATTACGCTGTTTCCTGATGGGCGGGAGTGGATTACAGGGCGATCGCTGCCACCAAATTTAGGGGACTGGCAACGGCAAGGAATTGTGGCTTGGTTGGCGGAGTCTTCTCGGTTTCAGCGATCGCTCCCTATACACAAGACAGGTAACTATCTCCCAACTTGGCTAGCTCGGCAAAGCGCCATGCAAAAAGGAGCGCAAGAAGCGATTTTAGTGAATCAGCAGGGGGATTGGCTAGAAACCAGTACAGGCAATCTCTGGGGATGGCTGGATGGCGAGTGGTGGACTCCCCCCCTAAAGGTGGGAATTTTGCCTGGACTAATGCGATCGCAGCTCATTTCCTGGTTGATGAGCCAGAATAGGACAATACGGGAAGAACCTTGGTGTCTAGATCTGGTCATGGAGTTTGAGGCGATCGCCTACTGTAACAGTGTGGTGGAAATCGTGCCGATCCACGGGATTCTGAGACGCAACTCTCAACTTGCCTACGACCCCTTTCATCAAGGTTTTCAGCAATTGCGGGGGCTTTTCTAG
- a CDS encoding ABC transporter permease, protein MSTHPPELIIEAGRTESQYWKDLWRYRELFYFLAWRDILVRYKQTVIGIAWALIRPFLTMIVFTIVFGNLAKLPSGGAPYPILVFAAMLPWQFFASALAECSNSLIVNSNLISKVYFPRLIVPSSAVIVSFVDFLISGMILLALMIWFNFVPDWRILTLPLFILLAFAAAMGAGLWLAALNVKYRDFRYIVPFIVQFGLYISPVGFSSSIVPPQWRLLYSINPMVGVIDGFRWAILGGEAQLYWPGFILSTGLVALLLLTGIWYFRQTERTFADVI, encoded by the coding sequence ATGAGTACCCATCCACCAGAGCTCATTATTGAAGCAGGTCGTACAGAAAGTCAGTATTGGAAAGATCTCTGGCGATACCGAGAGTTATTTTACTTCCTGGCTTGGCGAGACATCCTGGTCCGTTATAAGCAAACCGTAATTGGGATCGCTTGGGCTTTGATTCGTCCCTTCCTCACCATGATTGTGTTTACCATCGTTTTTGGTAATTTGGCTAAGCTGCCGTCTGGCGGTGCCCCCTACCCAATTTTAGTCTTTGCCGCGATGTTGCCTTGGCAGTTCTTTGCAAGCGCTCTAGCCGAATGTAGCAATAGCCTCATTGTTAACTCCAATCTGATTTCTAAAGTCTACTTTCCTCGGCTGATTGTGCCTTCCAGTGCCGTGATCGTCAGCTTTGTAGACTTTCTGATTTCTGGAATGATTCTGCTGGCCTTGATGATTTGGTTCAACTTTGTCCCAGACTGGCGAATCTTAACTTTGCCGCTATTCATTCTGTTGGCCTTTGCCGCTGCAATGGGAGCAGGGTTATGGCTGGCAGCTTTAAACGTGAAGTACCGCGACTTCCGGTACATTGTGCCGTTCATCGTGCAGTTCGGCCTATATATCTCCCCCGTAGGCTTTAGTAGCAGCATTGTGCCACCGCAATGGCGTTTGCTTTACTCCATCAACCCAATGGTAGGTGTTATTGATGGCTTTCGTTGGGCAATCTTAGGAGGTGAGGCTCAGTTGTATTGGCCAGGATTTATTCTCTCAACAGGTTTAGTCGCGCTACTGCTACTAACTGGCATTTGGTACTTCCGCCAAACCGAGCGCACATTTGCAGATGTAATTTAG
- a CDS encoding ATP-binding cassette domain-containing protein: MSDTVIRVENLGKKYIIGHQQQGRSRYTALRDVLADGTKSIGRRILNPFAQQPLSPTKEEFWALKDVSFEIKQGDRVGIIGRNGAGKSTLLKLLSRITEPTKGRISIKGRVASLLEVGTGFHPELTGRENIYLNGAILGMSKAEIKKKFDEIVDFAEVEKFLDTPVKYYSSGMYVRLAFAVAAYLEPEVLVIDEVLAVGDADFQKKCLGKMEDAGKTGRTILFVSHNMGAITQLCTKALHLSSGKMLQLGSVNSVVANYLNSTICIEGEKQLHQNGNEVRRFKKFFFKRVSITNHDSHPTIDIDVRHPFFIKLQYESTVPLNEIELSVRIDTSDGRPVLTSLQSDYAPEKLSMPVTLDGEVDIKFPGMFLMPGSYLVTIAAHKPLIEMFDIHEHVLSFNILETGTTFAKYEQHHNIGVVIVDLPWLHISH; the protein is encoded by the coding sequence GTGTCTGATACGGTCATTCGAGTTGAAAATCTAGGCAAGAAATATATCATCGGCCATCAGCAGCAGGGGCGATCGCGCTACACAGCCCTACGAGATGTGCTTGCTGATGGTACCAAGTCTATAGGTCGTCGCATCCTCAATCCTTTTGCTCAACAACCTCTCTCACCTACAAAAGAAGAATTTTGGGCACTTAAAGATGTGTCGTTTGAAATTAAACAAGGCGATCGCGTTGGCATCATCGGTCGCAACGGTGCTGGCAAATCCACGCTCTTAAAACTCCTCAGCCGTATTACAGAACCTACAAAAGGTCGCATCTCTATCAAAGGCCGCGTTGCCAGTTTGCTAGAAGTAGGCACAGGCTTCCATCCAGAATTGACAGGTCGCGAAAACATATATCTCAACGGTGCAATCCTAGGCATGAGCAAAGCTGAGATTAAAAAAAAATTTGATGAAATCGTAGACTTTGCCGAAGTAGAAAAATTTTTAGATACTCCTGTTAAATACTACTCCTCTGGAATGTATGTTCGTCTAGCATTTGCCGTGGCTGCTTATCTAGAACCAGAAGTATTAGTAATTGATGAAGTGCTAGCAGTGGGCGATGCTGATTTTCAAAAAAAGTGTCTAGGCAAGATGGAAGATGCGGGAAAGACAGGACGCACGATTCTATTTGTAAGTCACAACATGGGAGCAATAACGCAACTATGTACTAAGGCTCTACATCTTAGCTCTGGGAAAATGCTTCAGCTTGGTAGTGTGAACTCAGTTGTTGCAAATTATTTGAACTCGACAATTTGTATTGAGGGTGAGAAACAGCTCCATCAGAATGGCAATGAAGTAAGAAGATTTAAAAAATTTTTCTTTAAGAGAGTGTCGATAACAAATCATGACAGTCATCCAACTATAGATATAGATGTACGCCACCCATTCTTCATAAAGCTGCAATATGAATCTACAGTGCCTCTCAACGAAATAGAGCTTTCCGTAAGGATTGATACTAGTGATGGGAGACCCGTCTTAACATCTCTCCAATCTGATTATGCTCCTGAGAAGTTAAGTATGCCTGTAACTCTTGATGGAGAAGTCGATATAAAATTCCCAGGGATGTTTTTAATGCCTGGCTCATATCTAGTAACAATTGCGGCTCACAAACCTCTGATAGAAATGTTTGATATTCATGAGCATGTGCTTAGCTTTAATATTCTGGAAACAGGGACTACATTCGCAAAGTATGAACAACATCATAATATTGGAGTTGTAATTGTTGATTTACCTTGGTTGCATATTTCTCATTAA
- a CDS encoding bifunctional 2-polyprenyl-6-hydroxyphenol methylase/3-demethylubiquinol 3-O-methyltransferase UbiG: protein MDIEQIELSLKERKAVCKLLERLENQPPELENLWELMDSVWDELGCDNRRLDSRKVSDFYRHPIWLLNGLFIETHDLSIQHRLAIADWVTQNSEIYTVLDYGGGFGTLARFIAQKNKDIVIDVYEPYPSESALIKAANYTQISFVNTLNKRYGCLVSTDVLEHVPDPLELLAQMAKSIELNGFLIIANCFYPVIKCHLPCTFHLRYSFNLLAKMMGLEFITVCQNSHASIYRKVDEAPFNWFAIRSTELLSKTLFPILENSWGYRFIKSTKDLVDSLRKLFF, encoded by the coding sequence ATGGACATAGAACAAATTGAACTTTCTTTAAAAGAGAGAAAAGCAGTTTGCAAGCTTTTAGAAAGGCTAGAAAATCAGCCTCCCGAACTTGAGAATCTATGGGAACTCATGGATTCTGTGTGGGATGAATTAGGCTGTGACAACCGCAGATTAGATTCCAGAAAAGTTTCTGATTTTTATAGGCACCCCATCTGGTTGTTGAATGGCCTATTTATTGAAACTCATGATTTATCAATTCAACACCGTTTAGCAATTGCTGATTGGGTGACACAAAACTCAGAAATATATACTGTCTTAGACTATGGTGGAGGCTTTGGAACTCTTGCCCGCTTTATTGCCCAAAAAAACAAAGATATAGTTATAGATGTTTATGAGCCTTACCCTAGCGAATCGGCCCTCATAAAAGCTGCGAACTACACTCAAATTTCCTTTGTCAATACCCTAAACAAAAGATATGGTTGTCTTGTAAGTACTGACGTTCTTGAACATGTACCTGATCCCCTAGAACTGCTAGCCCAAATGGCTAAATCTATTGAATTAAATGGTTTTCTAATTATTGCAAATTGCTTTTATCCAGTAATTAAATGTCACTTACCCTGCACATTTCATCTTAGATATAGCTTTAATCTTTTAGCTAAGATGATGGGATTAGAATTCATCACTGTCTGCCAAAATAGTCATGCATCTATATATAGGAAAGTTGACGAAGCACCTTTTAATTGGTTTGCAATTAGATCTACAGAGTTACTTTCAAAGACTCTATTCCCTATTCTAGAAAATTCTTGGGGATATCGTTTCATTAAGTCAACAAAGGACTTGGTTGATAGCCTGAGAAAATTATTCTTTTAA
- a CDS encoding glycosyltransferase family 4 protein, giving the protein MNILHINQSDIVGGAAIAGYRLHQGLLAQGVHSRLLVDVAKTSGAEVATISRRRYAESVTSRFAWRLGLNYINITNSFGIPEHSFYQEADIINFHNLHGDYFNYLALPKLTKHKFAVLTLHDMWSFTGRCVYSYNCDRWKIGCGQCPDLSIMPEVKTDSSRLEWWLKNWIYGVSNLVIVSPSKWLAEQISSSMLARFPIHYIPHGIDIETYQPLDPIQCRTVLGIPLDKKVLMLGAQNLQDPRKGAKLLLESLQNLPAQVKATTVLLTLGDGGEIISSLVDIPTFNLGYISGDRIKAVAYSAADIFVFPSQADIFGLVLQESMACGTPLVSFKVGGIPDLVRPGQTGYLAEPNNVEDFCNGIIQLLEDKALRDYMSQKCRAIALQEYSLELQAKRYIELYEKILDN; this is encoded by the coding sequence ATGAATATTTTACACATTAATCAATCGGACATTGTTGGCGGAGCTGCGATCGCAGGTTACCGTTTACATCAAGGTTTATTAGCTCAAGGTGTGCATTCTCGCTTACTGGTTGATGTTGCCAAAACGAGTGGTGCTGAGGTTGCTACAATCTCACGCCGACGCTACGCTGAAAGCGTTACCTCTCGGTTTGCTTGGCGATTGGGCCTTAACTATATAAACATTACTAATTCTTTTGGCATCCCAGAACATAGTTTTTATCAGGAAGCTGATATCATCAACTTTCATAACTTACATGGTGATTATTTTAATTACTTAGCGCTTCCCAAGCTTACTAAACATAAATTCGCAGTACTGACTTTGCACGATATGTGGAGTTTTACTGGACGTTGTGTCTATAGCTATAACTGCGATCGCTGGAAGATTGGTTGTGGTCAATGTCCAGATCTGAGTATCATGCCAGAGGTTAAAACGGACAGCAGTCGTTTAGAGTGGTGGCTAAAGAATTGGATTTACGGAGTTTCTAATCTAGTTATAGTTTCTCCTAGCAAGTGGTTGGCCGAGCAAATTTCTAGCAGTATGCTTGCTCGCTTTCCCATCCACTATATTCCTCATGGCATTGATATAGAAACATACCAACCTCTCGATCCAATTCAATGTCGTACTGTATTAGGAATTCCCTTAGATAAAAAAGTCTTAATGCTTGGAGCTCAAAACCTCCAAGACCCACGTAAAGGTGCCAAACTTTTATTAGAGTCGCTTCAAAATCTACCTGCACAAGTGAAGGCTACAACTGTTCTGCTTACTCTAGGAGATGGAGGAGAGATAATATCATCACTTGTAGATATACCAACCTTTAATCTAGGTTATATTAGCGGCGATCGTATCAAAGCTGTCGCATATTCCGCTGCTGATATTTTTGTATTTCCCTCACAAGCAGACATATTTGGATTAGTGCTGCAAGAGAGTATGGCCTGTGGTACCCCATTAGTATCCTTTAAAGTGGGCGGTATTCCAGATTTAGTTCGTCCAGGCCAAACAGGTTATCTGGCAGAACCCAATAATGTTGAGGACTTTTGTAATGGCATTATCCAGTTGTTAGAAGATAAAGCTCTACGCGACTATATGAGTCAGAAATGCCGTGCGATCGCCTTACAAGAGTACTCGTTAGAATTACAAGCAAAAAGATATATTGAGCTATATGAGAAGATTTTAGACAATTAA